From Catharus ustulatus isolate bCatUst1 chromosome 17, bCatUst1.pri.v2, whole genome shotgun sequence, the proteins below share one genomic window:
- the LOC117004487 gene encoding LOW QUALITY PROTEIN: zinc finger protein 239-like (The sequence of the model RefSeq protein was modified relative to this genomic sequence to represent the inferred CDS: inserted 3 bases in 2 codons) produces the protein MERAPPPRVLPQDSRDPREPPRAQADKELSTETREDKSPQQNLVEEAICSGSMGQESNREEKPRRSHTRRGCKCRSRGSEEERPSLGRAGGWRWSQSLDLVVHEQFRDGENXHKCSECGMSFRWRSRLIRHQRIHTGERPYECGECGKRFQTSSHLFQHQRTHTEKRPFCCHNCRKGFRYNSTLIIHQRIYTGEKPHECEECGMRFSRSSNLISHQRTHTGERPYRCEECGKGFIERSTLIHHQNIHTGERPYESGDCGKGFRQHSHLIHHQRIHTGETPFECXLMHYQTHMEERPYECPDCGKGFRPNSHVITHRRIHTGERPYKCSKSGKSFRQRSNSTQHQRRRR, from the exons AcaaggagctgagcacagagacCAGGGAGGACAAATCCCCGCAGCAGAACCTCGTGGAAGAGGCCATTTGCAGCGGCTCCATGGGGCAGGAATCCAACAGGGAGGAAAAACCACGGAGATCCCACACAAGGAGGGGCTGCAAATGCAGATCACGGGGATCTGAGGAGGAAAGACCCAGCCTGGGCCGGGCAGGCGGCTGGAGATGGAGCCAAAGCTTGGACCTGGTGGTCCATGAGCAGTTTCGTGATGGGGAGA CCCACAAGTGCTCGGAGTGTGGGATGAGCTTCAGATGGAGATCCAGGCTGATCCGCCACCAGAGgatccacactggggagaggccctatgagtgtggggagtgtgggaagaggTTTCAGACCAGCAGCCATCTGTTCCAGCACCAGCGCACGCACACAGAGAAGAGGCCCTTCTGCTGCCACAACTGCAGGAAGGGCTTCAGGTACAACTCCACTCTCATCATCCACCAGCGCATCTACACTGGGGAAAAGCCCCACGAGTGTGAGGAGTGTGGGATGAGATTCAGCCGGAGTTCCAACTTGATCAGTCACCAGAGGAcccacactggggagaggccctacAGGTGTGAGGAGTGTGGGAAGGGCTTCATTGAGCGCTCCACACTGATCCATCACCAGAACATCCACACTGGGGAAAGGCCGTACGAGAGTGGGGACTGTGGGAAGGGCTTCAGGCAGCATTCCCACCTAATCCACCACCAAAGGATCCATACTGGGGAGACCCCCTTCGAGTG TCTAATGCACTACCAGACACACATGGAGgagaggccctacgagtgtCCTGACTGCGGGAAGGGATTCAGGCCCAACTCGCACGTCATTACCCACCGGCGCATCCACACTGGGGAAAGGCCGTACAAGTGTTCCAAAAGTGGGAAGAGTTTCAGGCAGAGATCAAACTCGACCCAACACCAACGGAGGCGCCGGTAA